Proteins from a genomic interval of bacterium:
- a CDS encoding gamma-glutamyl-gamma-aminobutyrate hydrolase family protein: protein MTEDRPRIGIVGATRTEFEQKAFQAYVEAVENAGGTPVPIQPGAGQDALDRVDGLVLTGGLDIDPREYGQDIDPAMSVEVDAQRDALELPLVREAVRRDLPVLAVCRGIQVLNVALGGTLVQDLDVERTGRQAWSHQQRKSRPDAALDATVHEVEVAPDSRLREIAGGDRLGVNTFHHQAIAQVAPGLVVTAKAIEPGTPELIEAVEAPGCRWVLGVQWHPERMWRTGPAHRRLFVELVRAARGVRVPAPESRGTGAASRGRRAL from the coding sequence GTGACCGAAGATCGTCCGCGGATCGGCATCGTCGGTGCCACCCGCACGGAGTTCGAACAGAAGGCCTTTCAGGCGTACGTCGAAGCGGTCGAGAACGCCGGCGGGACGCCGGTGCCGATTCAGCCGGGCGCCGGGCAGGACGCGCTGGATCGCGTGGACGGCCTTGTGCTCACGGGCGGGCTCGACATCGATCCCAGGGAGTACGGTCAGGATATCGACCCCGCGATGTCCGTGGAAGTGGACGCCCAGCGCGACGCGCTGGAGCTGCCGCTCGTGCGCGAAGCCGTGCGGCGCGACCTGCCGGTGCTCGCGGTCTGCCGCGGCATCCAGGTGCTCAACGTCGCGCTCGGCGGGACGCTCGTCCAGGACCTCGATGTCGAACGCACCGGCCGGCAGGCCTGGAGTCATCAGCAGCGTAAATCGCGGCCCGACGCCGCGCTCGACGCGACCGTGCACGAGGTCGAGGTCGCCCCGGACAGCCGGCTCCGGGAGATCGCCGGCGGCGACCGGCTCGGGGTCAACACGTTCCACCACCAGGCGATCGCGCAGGTGGCGCCCGGGCTGGTGGTGACGGCCAAGGCGATCGAGCCCGGCACGCCGGAGCTGATCGAGGCGGTGGAGGCGCCGGGCTGCCGCTGGGTGCTCGGCGTCCAATGGCACCCCGAGCGGATGTGGCGCACCGGGCCGGCGCACCGGCGTCTGTTCGTCGAGCTCGTCCGGGCGGCCCGAGGCGTCCGTGTGCCCGCCCCGGAAAGTCGCGGAACTGGTGCGGCTTCCCGGGGCCGCCGCGCCTTATGA